From the genome of Calliopsis andreniformis isolate RMS-2024a unplaced genomic scaffold, iyCalAndr_principal scaffold0022, whole genome shotgun sequence:
CGACTAAACGCCCACGTGTTAGCGCCCATCGCACCGTGTACCGAAATGTTTTCTATCTTCGAACATCGAGTGTCCATTTTTCTTTTCTCGCCCTCGAATGAGGTCTTTCTGCTTCACTACTCGCCTGACAGACGCCACAGAGGAATTCTGAAGTTGACAGAGAGGCACAAGCCattataatttttctttataatgATATCTTCTATACATGATAATGAGGTATAAGAGATCTTTATAAATGTCTCTTTGACCATTTTCCTCGCCTTCGTCTCGAATCAGACTTCATTTAGGAATAAAGCTACTTCGTCTCTAGCTATCATGGAAAAGTAAATGCATGAGATGTGAACCAGGTGGAAAGACAATAACAAGAAATTTCTACAGGGTACACTTGTTTCGTTCATTTTGGAGCTTTCGTACAAAATTGTGGGAGAGAGTAACAATTAATCGGATGAAGAAACTGGCGTGTATCCTGAGCGATGGATCGAGAGGATGTCTGTTCTATCGATGTGTTCCCTTCGTGGTTACTTCACTCCTGAAACCGACACAGGAAGCAGACTGTATAATAGAAAAGATAATGAAGATCTGTCGTGCGAACGAGAAGTCGCTTTTGTCTCGGAGACTTCAACGATGACTACAATAAGAAGCAAACTCTGAAGTAGCCATTGTTATCTGACAGAGAAAACAAACTTACCATGCTGAGGAATGTATCCTGTGGCTAAAAAAGTCCCGAGTAAAGCAGCCAAAGGCAAATCAGTAGAAGGATCAGGATGAAGTACGTGGTCAGGATGTTCTTCGTCTCGTGGGCTGGCTGTGGCATTTTTTAGGCTTCAGGGAAAATTCACTGCACTAGAGGGACCAAGAAAATTTCAACTTTTTaatatccacattctacaaaaaAGTGTCATCTTAAGATTGTCTTTACTCACGAGCCCTATTAATActgatttttgtattttatgttttggatCGACTGGTCAAGCAGCCAGCAACAATTGTCAAATCAATTTCTTCTCAGATTCGAAGACTGTCGTTCTAAAGCTAGCTTATCACTGTAATCCACAGAAGCTAGAGTCAGGGGTAAATAAGCACCGAGCCACTTTGCGTTCAACCGTCGACTAGCCTTCTCGACGCAGGACTCGAAGAATCCCGAAATTCCTCCAGGAACCGTGTCGAGTCCCCACCAGTCTCGACCACGTTGCACCTTCCCTTGTAACTTCTGCTCCAGGATTGGTAGCCCAGGTCCCACCACCATCCACTGGTGCGAAACCGACGAATTCCGCCACCTCGAGTTATATTAAGCATCGTGAATATCCGATACAGCTTCGGTGGAAAAAGCTGCGTATCGATTCTCGATCTTCGACAAAACGCTGGTTCAAGGTCACTCGAATGACAACACTTTAAAACAGAGTTCATCGACCCTTGGTAAGCTTCCAGTAGGAAGCACAGTTTGTGTCTGACTTAAAAATTTCAGAACGAAAGTCTGATAATTACTATAATCACGCagcttatattgtatattcatAAGTGTCATGGTCGATGAAGCACAAGTCAGCCAGGCGCCATCATTAGCGTTAATTTAATTCTAACGAGGCACAACAGGCGCCCAACTTTTATTTTCGCTCGACGCTTCCGACGCCGACGCACGCGTCCTCACGTGcaacgccacgatatttcacacgTGAGGGAATTCCACGAAATCGAGGGCGCACCTTCAAGGACGCGTCAGTGGTTCGCTAAAATTGGAAGTATAAACCGATAAACGTGGGATGTAAATCGTTACCCCGAATAACACACTCGAAGTCCTTCGACGTGATTGATGGCCAGGCCTATTTTCGTCCTCGCCACTCGCTGAGCTTTTACGTTCGATTAAGCCGTAGTCTGCTCCTCTTTAACTAATACGCGCTATCGTCGTCCATCATTTCCAGGCCTGCGTCTAATTTTAACGTGTGAACCGAACCATCTCGATGGACAGTGCTTAAAGGCGTTACGTCATTTGTCAAGGGACACGTGACTTCAATGCCTGTACAGGCGAGTATTTATAGTCCCATACTTTGTTGAAGTTGAAGACAAAGAAGAAGTTTCGCAAGATTAGTACTCTATGGTATATAAACTTCTCGATGGACGAGTGGAACGGAGCCAAGATTGTGTGAAAATGGTGATGATTATCAAGAGTGATTTATTATACGTATGTACTTTGTATGACTAGCAAAGCTCTAAGAATGTTTATACTTTGGTCTTTTATGACAGGATTTTAAGGGAATGTTTATTTCTCAGAACTGCAGCTCCTATATAAAATAGTTCTTTATTATAATTACAGATGCAAAAAGACTGGTAACTTACAGTGTAGAGGACTATTGGATAGTTAAAGGACTCGTACACGTTTCTACGATATAGGTACTGAAATATGGCATGTCTCAGGAAGTATGACTTACGAGGCACTCGACTGGTCCAATCAGTGCCAAGAATAAAGAGTCCACGTTCTGGAGACAATTATTCCATTGGCATCGAAAGCGATCCATGCAGGCGTTTTTATATCCCTACATTCTTGGCACCAGATTcgctttaaaaataaaaagtagcAACGATAAAGAATCCATGGAATGACTGACCACGGAACGCtggaaattaattttattcCACTAGTCTATACTAGACTCCTCTAGGTTCCAGGAAGTAACTCAGAGAAGCATCTCTTAAAAACAAGATTCTCGACAAATATCGCAGTCACAGGAAAACCTAACTCTATTTGCTATGTACAGAGACTCCGCTGTTTGCAGATCGAAGCGTATTTTTCTGAGGAATTTAATGAAAGGAAAATCATGCTAAGGAGAAACCCAACACGTCCTCCAGCGAGTAGTCAAACAGCCTTAAGTCTAGTTTGTACAAGTTGGCTAACTTCCTCAGCTGCTTGTATGTCAGTGTGGAATAATATTTCTCCAGCTTCTTCGCTGTTGGCTCTCTGCTGGGTGGCTTGGCTGGAAAACTGAAAGAAAAACGATATTAATAGTCTGTCTTAGATTAATAGGTTTTTTTATGGGAGTACCTACTTGACGAATTCGACGCCCATTCGTTCCAACACCTCTGTCGCGTCCTCCACCAGGCTCTCGTACTTGCTGACGAGGTTGTAATTGACTAAGCATGGCTGGCACAGCTCTGATATGGGATTCCAGTGTTCGTTTCGGGTCTCGTTTGAAGAAGTGTCAGTCACAAATTCGACGAactctcgaaaagtcacgtcgTCGCCATTTTTTAGAGACTCCTCGGTTGCGTTCTTCCTGTACCTCTTTAAAAAGAATTTCTCTGTTTAATATAGAATAGaaaatggataaaatacaaattgaaatacgaaataacaatattgtaaaatatttggaCGTTATCCAAAAAATGTACCTTAATGATTTTTTTGCCAAAACGAGTCTGAAAGTACTTCGAGCTCTTCTGCTTTGCCTCCAGCTTGTTCCTGTATGCTGacagcagcctttccagagGGTGCCTCACTACTATCAGCTTATCATAGGTAGCCAACATTCGTTCGATCTCAGGTAAAGAGTAGTTGCTCAGCCTCTGAAAGGTGCCTGAAGAGTGAGCTTGGTCAGCTGGTATCTCCAGGGGATCATTACCTGGCCATTTACCTGTGGCCACCATCAGCACTCGCTTCCAGTTTGTGCAGGCAACCTGAAGACAAAGGAGCACATAAGAATCCAcagaaatccaataaaaattaaGTGAACTATCTCTGCTCCCAAAaacaaaaattaagaaatacTGCAAGAGTTTTCCAGTCTCATAAACACCCACATTTTATTCAATTCTATCCCAAAATTCCCTTCCAGTTGTTTCATCATATACCATTTTTAAACTACTCTATATTCAGAGACCAAAACAACCATTAAGACGGAAAAATCAATATTTATTATGCACATGAAAAATGCATCATCAATCAAAAGACCTGGCATTAAcatctaaaaaaattaaaaaataaagttaATTGCTTTGGCCTGTGAACGAGTCAGTTAATGGCCAAGTAATAAACCCCTCCTTCCGCGAAAAAACGGTAACAAGTGAAGCTTGGTCACTGAAAAAGTCGTAATATTTGCCCttccatcaattctgatcgacgCACTCTCAGACAGCTCATTCTTGTTTTCACCTTCGGCACGTAGCAGTAGAGCAACTCGTGCTGCTCGTCCACGAGGATATTCCTAAAGGACTCTGCGCTGGAGACCTCGTTTTGGACATCGCCGAGGACCTCCTCGCAATTGTACTGCAGCCTCTCTTGACGTTCGACCAGAGCTGACCTAGCCAGAGCGTTTGGCCCCGTCCAGGAGTACTTGAAGTTTTCCGCCTCGAAGAGTCTTCTTTTCTCATCGTTCGTCAAGGTACGATCTCCTGCTGTGTTCCCATTTGCAGAGGAAACAATGAGGAGAAGCAGCACTGCCCCCCAAACACGGCATTCTGTCATCGTCCTCCCTGTCCACCCGGGACATTGAATTGTTCTCGCGAGGAATGCGATTTCTCACGAAGGCTTCCTCTGAAACGAGGAGGTACAACATGAGAGTGAGATAAGTGGTCCTATTTTGGTAGCGTGTTCTACACTTCTTGAGAATGGAATAAGGTCATGGATTGTGAAACAAAGTTACCTAAGACATGTTTTTAGCTTCAATATTACCTCGTGGGTTTGTGTTTTCTTCAAACCTTGTTCTTCAGAGAAATCACTCTTTTAATGGCTTTACTTTTTCCTGAGAATATAAGTTCTATGTTCTAGAGCTCGATCAAGGCTTCAGATAGAGTTCCCGCACTAATTCCTTCCTTGGGTATAGTGGAGCAAATTGGGAGGTGAAAGAAGAAAGAATGGTAGTCCTATTGTTCCTAGACGTATACTAATAAGACACCCATTATTTCTTCCCTTATCTCTCAATTTTCCCCGCTATATCCAAGGAGGGAATTAATGCAGCAAATTTCTTAAGTCGAATTTTTTTGAAGACATGATTTACAATTGCAGGTATATTTATAGAACCTTTTTCCATTTTCAGCAATTATAGAACACCTATTTTGTGTCACTATATGTGTAAAACAGAATATCAAAAGCTTCTGAGAAATCTCAATAGGAATATCTTCCTATTGAGACCTGGATATTTCTTCTACTTCTTCCACAGAAATAACGCTATGAAATAACAGAACTTGAGTAGGTGCTATTAACTCTGTTTTGCACGCCTAAAAGAGGTCTTCGAATTTAGGTCTGTGGAGATTGACAGCGCAAGAAACGAAGCTATGCACAACAATTTTATTCAACCGCTAGTTCGTTTGATTAACCGTTATTGGTATCGATTCCCTCGCTTATCAATGTTACCCTAATAAAATGGACATTTGTTAGCTTGCAAATACTCAAAGATTAATTTGAAGTAAATAGAAGAATATTGATGACACTATTCGAGCACAGTGGAACGTTTTGCATGGCGAACGGAAAGGCAGAGGTCTAATAATCAGGTCGAGCGTCTTCGTTTCATATGCTGTTCCAATTGAAGTCCTTTAAAGCCTGTTCTGAATGGACAGTGCACGGTACGTTTGACATCTGGATATGTAGAGCATGCCTTTCCTTTAATGCAGCTGTAAACTGGACGACATCCAAGTCGACCACTAATTTAAGGTCAGCATATTCGCGAAAGTAGAATCGAACGATCTTCAGAGATTCGTAAATTCCTCTGTTCCCAGAAAAACAGTAGTCAAAAATATGAGTCATTTTTCTTGGACTCTGTGGGCCATGTCATCGACGAAACAGTCTGACAAGATAGAAGGCGAATTGTGATAACACTATCAGTTTCTGTTGCGAAAGTAGCCAGTGTGTTGATAGTCATGAGGGGACACGAGACACTTAATGTTTATATGTAGTTATTATCATCACCAGATGTACTGTGCTCGAATATTTTGGCAgaaatttataattttgtattttgttattcGCCAAAGCTATCTTATATCTTTCAGtgagatattcaaatttttatattgaatttcgTTCGTGGAGGTATCAGTGGCACTCAGCACATCCTGTTCACAAAATTCTCAATTGCAATCACGAGAGAGCGATCATCGAATGAAAACTGTTTGAGTAGTTTCAAACGACCATTGATATTCTCTCGGCAATTAAATAATCGATTGTAGAGCTCACTTGAATGCTGACCTTGTCACTGAATGGAACAATCAACGAGGCATTAGCGAGTCCTATCGTAGCCCCACGCAAAAATGAATCATTTCTTTGCACAAGGCATCCTTCATTCACTATCTCGAATCACGAAGAGCCACAAAATCGTATTAAAAATTCCACAAGCATTCAAGCAACGACCAAAACTGCCTAATCGAAAATACTCCACATTGTGAAATGGAATTTCGATCATGCAATCTCCACTTCACCTTGAGCCTCGATGATAATCAAATAGGGAAGGGACTTATCGATATCGCCAAACACAATCAAACTATGGCTGTATAATAATCACTGATCAGTCAGCACTATTCACCCAGAAAGTCACAAGACACCACACTGTCCTCAAAAGATGAAAGAAACTCACCAGTTTGGAGCACGAAACTTGGTCCACAGGCTGTCAAAATCTACGTGGCATGGAGTGAACGATGGAGCTCCAGACACGCGATGCCCAGCGACTCGACGCTCCCCAAAAATACATGGAGACCCCAGCGATGGTTGGATGTGGTGAGCAGTGTTCCAGAAGCGAGCAGGTCATTTGCCCGAGTTTCTGTTTGCCCCGAATCCCGCTCAGTTCCTCGTTGTCAGGCGGTGAGGAAGTTGGTCAACGAAAATTCACCAAAAACGCCAGGGACTCGAAGGTGAACGCACACTGCGAAGACTTGAGTCGTTCGAGCCGATGGCCACTCGGCTATTGCCTCAGAGACCTTCTGACATAAGAATGGAACGTGGTACCAGTTTGTGGAAGTGAAAGAAGCTGCGCGCGCCTCCGTGCATTTTATCTTCGTTTCTTCAGCAGCGACCACTGCCGACCTTCCTTTCTCACCTGTTCTCTGGCTGCTCCACATACTCCGAGACTTCAGAGACCAGGTGTGCGAGGCACTTTTGGCAGATTCTCGCGAGAGATGATTTTTCGCTTTGACAGATGGGGAAAGTGTTTCGAGTATCCAGAAGCAGCTATTGTTAAAGAGAATTTTGACAGCGGTGGTTTAATAGAAGGTGGAAGCAGGTAGCTAAGAGTTCTGTGGAGGGAGCTCATTGACAGCAGAATTTATGCAACTAATTATGTATTTCTGCATGATGACATCAATGGAAAAGGGGAATTAAATTATCTTCCAATTTCGTGGAAGTTCTGCGTTCAATAGCGAGGATTGGGATTCTTGTGAACTATTAATTATCACCTTTACAGAGTCTGCAGAAAGATCCGCCGCATCAGCACCTGAAGTAACGCAATCAATTGTGTTGCCAAATCAGTGGAAAGGCACAATCGAATAACCTTCTActgtactttattttataaatctACACTTTCAACAGCGAGCAGTTAAAAATACTTCAGCACTTTAGACTTcactttttcttcaatttttgtcTGCCTCAAATTATTTACTTAatgtattaaattattaaagaGACAATTTTGTTTTGGGTATtaggatttgagaattgagaaaatgACAAgacttcaaatttttgaaaatctgaaCATTAGAAAATTTTCATATCCAAATGTTAGACaactcgaaaattaaaaaacttCAATAGGtatttgaatactgagtattaaatttatagatttgaatatttgaacatttgaaaatttgaatatttgaatatttgaatatttgaatatttgaatatttgaatatttgaatatttgaatatttgaatatttgaatatttgaatatttgaatatttgaatatttgaaaatttgaaaatttgaatatttaaaaatttgaatactctCCCCTACCTATTTTCCCCACATTAAAAACTTTCTTCCTACCCCCTCATGAAATCTCAACCTCCTGAAATTCCTCGACTGCCAACTGCCAGCGCAAAAAATCCACCTCGTCAGCACGTGCAGACCACGCAACCATTCAAGCATTCCCACATTCCTGCCCCAGCGAAGAGGGACATCGTGCAGTCTATTGGATCATGCAAAGTTGGATCGTGCGGCAAGAAGCCAATTGGCCAAGAATTACAGCTGAACCATCACAGAGGGAACGATTCGGTCTTTTTGCATAGCTCCTCGCGCGCGTAAAGTCTCTCCACCGAATCGTCGTCGCCTGTAGGTCCGTCCAGCCGGCAGAGAAAGTGCCTCACCTTCGATCGCCGTTCGTATACCGTCCACCAGCAGTGGGTTCCTTTAGTCTCGCTTTGGCCTTCGACCGCTGACCATCCGTCGAAAATAAGCGACAGGCGAAGTGAGCCAGCGAAGCGGCAGATAGGTGCCAAGGGGCCAGGGGATCGAACAGGTGGCGGAAGATCGAGAAATGTGACAGTGCCTTTGGTACGCTCCCGCGACATCGCATCTCTTTCGTCAACGTCAGAGGAAAGCTTTTCGAGAACTTAGGTAACGCGCTTTCACTCTGCCACGGGCGTTTGACGTCCTCTGATGGCTGGCAGATTGTCAGATTGTCAGGGTGCCATTTACACTGTTGATTCCGCGTGGGAAAATGGGAATCGTGAAAGTTTAGTTGGTCTCGAGAGTACTGTTTATTTGTTTTCCAGAGTTTCTGACAGTAAGTAAATCTGTTGACTGTATAGAGTTAGCGAATCTTGTTATTTTTGCTTCTGATGTTGGTAAATGTGTAGATATTGGAGTTTGTATTCTCGCTGATATGTTAAACTTATCGACGCGACTTTTTTCATTCTTATCGTTTCAGTGAGATTAGTTAGGAAATAAGTATGCACAATATAAGAATATTATAACAGTGAAGTGGATATTCTTTGGTGACAATCGCCCTGTATCGAAAGAGAGGTGTGAGTAATTGTTTAATATTCAGAATTCATTTTTACGCGTAGAATGAACTTGATTCGCTTGAAGAAACACTCTACAGTCACACTAAATATAGTTAAAACGATAGAAACTCTCGTAAATGAGTCTAGAATGTTTCTACCAGCGAGCAGTACATAAAATGTTGCAATTACTTATCGTATTCGGTTAGACAAAAATGTGGAGAACGGAGGGAGATAATATCGGTTATTTCGTTAGCATAAATTTCTTCGTTTGAAATACGCATATCGACGCGTGATCGCTCCTGCATTGACCATGGTCCATTTTGATAACGTTATACATGCAAGGGAATTCTGTAATATATATTCAAATAAAGatattttcataaaatagaaattatttaTGAGATCCCAGTGCTACAAGTTGCATTAGAGGGTTTCGCAATAGATGTAAAAGAAAACATATTCGAGGATGTGTTTCGAAATTGCAGTAAAGAGAAAACCGCTGTTGTATTGAAAGGAGCTAATAGGAAGTACTAACACTGGGCAAGAACATGAAAGGATCTAATGCGTATCTATTTAATTAGGATGGGTCAGAATTCCTAGAGTGTCTTATGACTCGAGAATATTGAGATTTCTGAAAATTTCTGAAACACCTTGGAGATAGAAAGTCCAAGACTCTAGAAATTTTTGGGACTCTCTGTACTCTTGGGAACCTCgacaattttcgaatattctggAGAGAGATACTTTGGAGAATCTGACCCAAATCTGAGAAAAATTCTTGAATCAACTCGACCCAACattttgaagatttattatataataatctCTCAAATCTCCTTCAAAACATCAATGACCCAAAAATTACCTATCTTTTCCAATTGAAAAAAACCATATCTCCACAAATTCAACCTAAAACAGAACTCACAGACGTAGCACTCCTATCGAAAAACAATTCTGCCAAATATATGATTACACAAAATATCGTAACATGATGCAAACAAGTTTTCTCAAGCTTATCCCAAAACGGGACATAAAACAAACATCGTGTCAATGTTGAAGGACAATGATGCTGCAAATAGCTCTGTGGCTGCTGGTCGGGCTGATCTTGTCCTGGTTGCTCCTGAATTACGTAAGCAGAATTGCAATCGCGATATGGGAGATCCTAATGCCGCTGCTCGACAGGAAACCCCTCGATTTGCGAACGAAATTCGGCGAATGGGCAGGTAAGCTTGATTAACATTCAAGGAAAATACACTTGCACTGCCTTTGTTTCCTGTTTCCTCTCTCGATTCCCATAACGGACATGTTGTTGCTAATTCCAGTCGTGACTGGCTCCACCGATGGAATCGGCAAGGCTTACGCAAAGGAATTGGCCACGAGGGGTATTAACCTGGTACTGATCAGTCGTAACCTGGAGAAACTGGAGAAAACGAGGAACGAGATCCTCCAGGACAATCCGAAAATCGAGGTGAAGGTCCTTGTGGCAGATTTCAGTAAAGGGAAGGAGGCGTTTGAGAAGCTGGCTGAGCAGCTGAAGGATGTACCTGTGGGAATATTAGgtaatttgtttattttttggGTGAGGTGTTTTGGAAATGTGTGGGTGGAATTGAGATTATGGAGTTTAGAGTTTGTGGAATAGAAGCACCTAGGTTTTATAGATAAAAGAGAACCTCGTTCGTGAGGTGTTGTATTTTTCGATATAAGCTCGTTGCTAGTaccattattttattaaattattcaggatagaagtagCTTTCAAGTTTCttcattcaaaatttcaataaattaaTCGTTAGCTagaaatttacaactgattccaAGACTGGCTCTCTTAGGTGCTGCAAGATCCCTCAGTTAGCTAATCTTCAGGAGAAAGTACCCATAGTAGAACCTCGACTAAGACTTGAACTATGATTTAACAACAGGctactaaaaataataaaagttaGCCATCAGGAGAGTAACTCAGTAAGACAAGTCTTTGCAGTTTCTACATTAAATACCATTTCTCCAATATTGTgcataaaaatagaaatttatatAAACATCCGCAATCTACAATGAGTCTCAGATTAATCTGAGGTCCTATCGTGCTATTTCTTCTTAGAACAATCCATATTCGGAGTAGCAAGCGAACAATTCACGTCGAATACGTACTATTGTCTCCAAATCCTCCACCGACAGTTATTAATCATCTCGTGGACATTTTCCAGTGAACAATGTGGGAATTCAGTACAGCTACCCGATGTACCTTGGAGAGGTCCCAGAGAACGAGCTGTGGGACATCATCAACGTGAACGTGGGTGCAACGACGATGATGACGCGGCTGCTGATAGGGCAAATGCAGAAGCGTGGAAAAGGTGCCATCGTGAACGTGTCCTCTGGCTCGGAACTGCAACCACTGCCGCTGATGACAGTCTACGCCGCGACGAAACTGTACATCAGGAGCTTCTCTGATGCGCTCAGAGCCGAATACTCGAGATTCGGGCTGACTGTGCAGCACCTGACGCCATTCTTCGTGAACACCAAGATGAACGCCTTCAGCAAC
Proteins encoded in this window:
- the LOC143186880 gene encoding carbohydrate sulfotransferase 11 → MTECRVWGAVLLLLIVSSANGNTAGDRTLTNDEKRRLFEAENFKYSWTGPNALARSALVERQERLQYNCEEVLGDVQNEVSSAESFRNILVDEQHELLYCYVPKVACTNWKRVLMVATGKWPGNDPLEIPADQAHSSGTFQRLSNYSLPEIERMLATYDKLIVVRHPLERLLSAYRNKLEAKQKSSKYFQTRFGKKIIKRYRKNATEESLKNGDDVTFREFVEFVTDTSSNETRNEHWNPISELCQPCLVNYNLVSKYESLVEDATEVLERMGVEFVNFPAKPPSREPTAKKLEKYYSTLTYKQLRKLANLYKLDLRLFDYSLEDVLGFSLA
- the LOC143186758 gene encoding inactive hydroxysteroid dehydrogenase-like protein 1; its protein translation is MMLQIALWLLVGLILSWLLLNYVSRIAIAIWEILMPLLDRKPLDLRTKFGEWAVVTGSTDGIGKAYAKELATRGINLVLISRNLEKLEKTRNEILQDNPKIEVKVLVADFSKGKEAFEKLAEQLKDVPVGILVNNVGIQYSYPMYLGEVPENELWDIINVNVGATTMMTRLLIGQMQKRGKGAIVNVSSGSELQPLPLMTVYAATKLYIRSFSDALRAEYSRFGLTVQHLTPFFVNTKMNAFSNRLQVSSVFLPDPVTYAKNAVATLGKIDSSTGYWGHGIQKMLTIIPPVQIRTKIGQFLNEGFRQDYFKQQKSK